A region of Heliangelus exortis chromosome 4, bHelExo1.hap1, whole genome shotgun sequence DNA encodes the following proteins:
- the RASL11B gene encoding ras-like protein family member 11B has protein sequence MRLTQSMCTIAECAPGGDGCAPPATAARPRLVKIAVVGGSGVGKTALVVRFLTRRFIGDYERNAGNLYSRHIQVDGEMLAIQVQDTPGVQIHEHSLDCNEQLNRCIRWADALVIVFSITDYKSYELLSHLHHHIRQLHPGNAVPVVIVANKADLLHIKEVEPQHGLQLANMLGCTFYEVSVSENYNDVFNAFHLLCKEVSKQQTTSTPERRRTSLIPRPKSPNMQDLKRRFKQALSAKVRTVTSV, from the exons ATGCGCCTGACGCAGAGCATGTGCACCATCGCCGAGTGCGCGCCCGGCGGGGACGGCTGCGCGCCCCCCGCCACTGCCGCCCGGCCCCGCCTCGTCAAGATCGCCGTGGTGGGGGGCAGCGGCGTGGGCAAGACAG CGCTGGTGGTGCGGTTCCTCACCCGGCGGTTCATCGGGGACTACGAGAGGAACGCAG GTAATCTCTACAGCAGGCACATCCAGGTAGATGGAGAGATGTTGGCTATTCAAGTGCAAGATACTCCAGGAGTTCAG ATCCATGAACACAGTCTGGATTGTAATGAGCAGCTGAACAGATGCATTCGCTGGGCAGATGCCCTGGTGATTGTCTTCTCCATCACAGACTATAAGAGCTATGAACTACTCAGCCACCTTCACCATCACATTCGACAGCTGCATCCAGGAAATGCAGTCCCTGTTGTCATTGTTGCAAACAAAGCTGATCTCTTGCATATCAAAGAGGTGGAGCCTCAGCATGGACTTCAGCTGGCCAACATGCTGGGCTGTACTTTCTATGAAGTATCTGTCAGTGAGAACTATAACGATGTCTTCAATGCCTTCCATCTCCTCTGTAAAGAAGTCAGTAAGCAGCAAACAACCAGCACCCCTGAGAGGAGAAGAACCTCTCTTATTCCACGGCCAAAATCACCCAACATGCAGGATCTGAAGAGAAGGTTTAAGCAAGCTTTGTCTGCCAAAGTGAGGACTGTCACTTCTGTTTGA